Proteins encoded within one genomic window of Anopheles gambiae chromosome 3, idAnoGambNW_F1_1, whole genome shotgun sequence:
- the LOC1275256 gene encoding kinesin-like protein unc-104 isoform X7, which yields MPIVRSRLSAKLSSTRTRTRNLFANSRKRYRSCASYSKPRALRCRKDECLIKSDKIESVGGVVITEEGEDGEKKIHSPNRNRKRTGSSTEMAVDQLQASEKLIAELNETWEEKLKRTEQIRVQREAVFAEMGVAVKEDGITVGVFSPKKSPHLVNLNEDPTLSECLLYYIKDGLTRLGTSEANVPQDIQLSGSHILKEHCVFENKDGVVTLVPHKDALVYVNGRKVIEPEVLQTGSRVILGRNHVFRFTHPEQAREKREKNKEVDVCETPGNSGEIADWNFAQCELLEKQGIDLKAEMEKRLLALEEQYKREKRAADQEFEEQRKTYEARIDALQKQVEEQSMTMSMYSSYSPEDFHQEEDIFVNPLFESCWTAREAGLAAWAFRKWRYHQFTSLRDDLWGNAIFLKEANAISVELKKKVQFQFTLLTDTLYSPLPPELTPAPAVGALTNGGQEDEFGQNPIPRTTVAVEVTDTKNGATHYWSLEKLRYRLELMRQIYNTSDTSPELMSFVLELSSGEHSPEYPGIQYQAYARAEHQTTEQPNREAAQLLTGLASNCDVSNCLTSPTTSVSSTASSPSGSCGTASPPSPPSVIYDGSIAGSLNSGTLGKAGTRLTLANLMPSRQRLELMREMYHNEAELSPTSPDYNVESLTGGDPFYDRFPWFRMVGRSFVYLSNLLYPVPLVHKVAIVNERGDVRGYLRVAVQPVMDEENADFSNGVKQSARILFDEEQNGQHKVPKIRTIPDKDEKYIEGGNEMGTKLEELEQEDADSGRGDSSVASELHESNDQEPGEHLQPGKEFTFRVTVLQATGIAAEYADIFCQFNFLHRHEEAFSTEPVKNSGSGAPLGFYHVQNITVPVTKSFIEYLKTQPIVFKVFGHYQHHPLHKDAKQDCQITRPPPRRMLPPSIPISQPVRSPKFGPLPCPPSSTVLAKHDVLVWFEICELAPNGEYVPAVVDHSDDLPCRGLFLLHQGIQRRIRITIVHEPTPEVKWKDIRELVVGRIRNQPEPADDEDSDSCVLSLGLFPGEVLEVPGDDRSFFRFEAAWDSSLHNSALLNRVTQTGEQIYITLSAYLELDNCARPAIITKDLSMIIYGRDARTGPRSLKHLFSGQYRNPEANRLSGVYELSLRRASEAGSPGVQRRQRRVLDTSSTYVRGEENLHGWRPRGDSLIFDHQWELEKLTRLEEVGRVRHLLLLRERLGMDTTPNPTTKTEKDVCNLAQRASASPVHMVIPPSPQTPVKDQQAPAMPERELSVRETELVWKCVKLIQGRIGCKELGAEGNGSGTQASDASPGDEGCADMNASYISSNSIELCSPERVDMPNGWEAPAPAPQTQDLSLRLYVPELEEIRVSPVVARKGYLNVLEHGGSGWKKRWVTVRRPYVFIFRSDKDPVERAVLNLATAQVECSEDQAAMVKVPNTFSVVTKHRGYLLQTLGDKEVHDWLYAINPLLAGQIRSRLARKNISSISSTGSGAGDQQQATTGASALAVAAAQGNGGGSSSGGK from the exons ATGCCGATCGTGCGAAGCAGATTGTCTGCAAAGCTGTCGTCAACGAGGACGCGAACGCGAAACTTATTCGCGAACTCAAGGAAGAGATACAGAAGCTGCGCGAGCTACTCAAAGCCGAGGGCATTGAGGTGCAGGAAG GACGAATGTCTCATCAAGTCGGACAAAATCGAGTCAGTTGGTGGTGTGGTCATCACCGAGGAAGGTGAAGATGGCGAGAAGAAGATACACTCGCCTAACCGTAATCGCAAACGTACCGGTTCGAGTACGGAAATGGCGGTCGATCAGCTGCAGGCAAGTGAAAAACTGATTGCCGAACTGAATGAAACGTGGGAGGAAAAGTTAAAGCGAACGGAACAAATCCGTGTGCAACGGGAAGCCGTTTTCGCGGAGATGGGCGTGGCAGTGAAAGAGGATGGCATCACGGTTGGTGTTTTCTCACCGAAGAAATCGCCTCATCTGGTGAATCTCAACGAAGACCCCACGCTGTCCGAATGCTTGCTGTACTACATTAAAGACG GACTGACCCGTCTCGGTACGTCGGAAGCAAACGTACCGCAGGATATTCAGCTGTCCGGTTCACACATCCTAAAGGAGCACTGCGTGTTCGAGAATAAGGATGGCGTAGTCACGCTGGTGCCGCACAAGGACGCGCTAGTATACGTGAACGGGCGGAAAGTAATCGAACCGGAGGTACTGCAAACCGGTTCGCGCGTCATCCTGGGACGCAATCACGTGTTCCGGTTCACGCATCCCGAGCAGGCGCGTGAGAAGCGCGAGAAAAACAAGGAAGTTGATGTGTGCGAAACGCCTGGCAACAGTGGCGAGATTGCGGATTGGAACTTTGCGCAGTGCGAGTTGCTTGAAAAGCAGGGCATTGATTTGAAGGCGGAAATGGAAAAGCGTCTACTAGCTCTGGAGGAGCAGTACAAGCGCGAAAAGCGGGCCGCCGATCAAGAATTTGAAGAGCAACGCAAG ACCTACGAGGCCAGAATAGATGCGTTGCAGAAGCAAGTGGAAGAACAGTCGATGACCATGTCGATGTACAGCAGCTACAGTCCTGAAGACTTCCACCAGGAAGAGGACATCTTTG TCAATCCACTGTTTGAGTCCTGTTGGACAGCACGAGAAGCAGGACTCGCTGCCTGGGCCTTCCGCAAATGGCGTTATCATCAGTTCACATCGCTTCGTGACGATCTGTGGGGCAATGCAATCTTCCTGAAGGAAGCTAATGCGATTTCAGTCGAATTGAAGAAAAAG GTTCAATTCCAATTCACACTGCTGACCGATACACTGTATTCTCCGTTACCGCCGGAGTTAACACCCGCACCAGCAGTCGGTGCACTGACAAACGGTGGCCAGGAAGATGAATTCGGCCAGAATCCGATTCCGCGAACTACTGTGGCGGTTGAAGTGACCGATACTAAGAACGGCGCTACCCACTACTGGAGTTTGGAGAAGTTGCG GTATCGGTTGGAGCTGATGCGACAAATCTATAACACCTCCGACACATCTCCCGAGCTGATGAGCTTCGTGCTCGAGCTGTCTAGTGGCGAGCACTCTCCCGAATATCCTGGCATACAGTACCAAGCGTACGCTCGGGCGGAGCACCAAACTACCGAACAACCGAACCGAGAAGCAGCACAGCTGCTGACGGGGCTAGCATCAAACTGTGATGTTAGCAATTGTCTGACCTCACCAACAACATCGGTGTCATCCACCGCATCCTCTCCCTCCGGTTCCTGTGGCACTgcatcaccaccatcgccgcCATCCGTTATCTATGACGGCAGTATCGCCGGATCGCTCAACAGCGGCACGTTGGGCAAAGCAGGCACAAGGCTAACTCTGGCCAATCTGATGCCATCTAG GCAACGTCTTGAATTGATGCGTGAGATGTATCACAATGAAGCAGAGCTAAGCCCAACATCACCAGACTACAATGTGGAAAGTTTGACCGGGGGCGATCCATTCTACGATCGTTTCCCATGGTTCCGGATGGTGGGACG ATCGTTTGTGTATTTGAGCAACCTGCTCTATCCGGTTCCGCTGGTCCACAAGGTGGCAATCGTGAATGAGCGTGGAGATGTGCGCGGCTACCTGCGTGTTGCCGTTCAACCCGTGATGGATGAGGAAAATGCTGACTTTAGCAACGGGGTGAAACAATCCGCCCGCATCCTATTCGACGAGGAGCAGAACGGACAGCATAAGGTGCCGAAGATTCGCACCATCCCCGATAAGGATGAAAAGTACATCGAGGGAGGAAACGAAATGGGCACCAAGCTGGAGGAATTGGAGCAGGAAGATGCGGACTCTGGACGTGGCGATTCGAGCGTTGCTTCCGAGCTGCACGAATCAAACGACCAGGAACcgggcgaacatttgcagccgGGCAAAGAGTTTACCTTCCGCGTTACGGTACTGCAGGCTACAGGAATTGCGGCCGAGTACGCTGATATATTCTGTCAGTTTAA CTTTTTGCATCGACATGAGGAAGCATTCTCCACGGAACCGGTCAAGAACTCAGGATCTGGAGCACCGCTTGGATTCTATCACGTACAAAAT ATCACAGTTCCGGTAACGAAATCGTTCATCGAATATCTGAAGACCCAACCGATCGTTTTCAAGGTGTTCGGTCACTATCAGCATCACCCGTTGCACAAGGATGCCAAGCAGGACTGCCAGATCACGAGGCCCCCTCCACGGCGCATGCTGCCGCCGAGTATTCCCATCAGCCAGCCGGTACGCAGTCCAAAGTTCGGTCCACTGCCGTGCCCACCGTCTTCGACGGTGCTGGCCAAGCACGACGTACTCGTATGGTTCGAAATCTGTGAGCTGGCTCCTAACGGCGAGTACGTACCGGCGGTCGTCGACCACAGTGACGATCTGCCCTGCCGGGGACTGTTCCTGCTTCACCAGGGCATTCAGCGACGCATTCGTATCACTATCGTGCACGAACCGACACCCGAAGTAAAGTGGAAGGACATTCGCGAGCTGGTTGTCGGACGCATTCGCAACCAGCCGGAACCGGCCGACGATGAGGATTCGGACTCGTGCGTCCTGTCGTTGGGCTTGTTCCCGGGCGAGGTGTTGGAGGTGCCCGGAGATGATCGGTCGTTCTTCCGTTTCGAAGCTGCCTGGGACTCGAGTCTGCACAATTCGGCTTTGCTCAACCGTGTCACACAAACGGGCGAACAGATCTACATTACGCTGAGTGCTTATCTTGAG ctTGATAACTGCGCTCGTCCAGCCATCATCACGAAGGATCTCAGCATGATCATCTACGGCCGTGACGCCCGCACTGGACCACGTTCGCTGAAACATTTGTTCTCCGGCCAGTACCGCAATCCGGAAGCGAATCGCCTGTCGGGCGTGTATGAACTATCACTGAGAAGAGCTTCTGAAGCAGGTAGTCCAG GTGTCCAACGTCGTCAGCGTCGTGTGCTGGATACGAGCTCTACCTATGTGCGCGGTGAGGAGAATCTGCATGGCTGGCGCCCTCGCGGAGATTCACTCATCTTCGATCACCAGTGGGAGCTGGAGAAGCTTACCCGCTTGGAAGAGGTTGGGCGCGTTAGACATCTGCTGCTACTGCGCGAACGACTCGGCATGGACACGACACCGAATCCGACCACCAAAACCGAAAAGGACGTGTGCAATTTGGCTCAGCGCGCTAGTGCATCACCGGTACACATGGTTATTCCACCGTCGCCGCAAACGCCGGTCAAAGATCAGCAGGCACCGGCAATGCCGGAGCGTGAGCTGTCTGTCCGCGAAACCGAGCTGGTGTGGAAGTGTGTGAAGCTTATTCAGGGTCGTATCGGCTGCAAGGAGCTGGGCGCCGAGGGTAACGGTTCCGGAACGCAAGCGTCCGACGCTTCGCCGGGCGATGAGGGCTGTGCCGATATGAACGCGAGCTACATTTCGAGCAACTCGATCGAGCTGTGCTCACCGGAACGTGTGGATATGCCGAACGGTTGGGAGGCACCGGCACCGGCTCCGCAAACGCAGGACCTGTCGCTTCGGCTGTACGTACCAGAGCTGGAGGAGATTCGCGTCAGTCCGGTGGTAGCCCGCAAGGGCTATCTGAACGTGCTCGAGCATGGTGGTTCCGGCTGGAAGAAACGATGGGTCACCGTGCGACGTCCGTACGTATTCATCTTCCGCTCCGACAAGGATCCGGTAGAGCGCGCCGTCTTGAACCTTGCCACAGCGCAAGTAGAATGCAGCGAAGATCAAGCGGCGATGGTGAAGGTTCCGAACACATTTAG TGTTGTCACCAAACATCGAGGATATTTGCTGCAAACACTCGGTGACAAGGAAGTGCATGACTGGTTGTATGCAATCAATCCCCTGCTGGCCGGGCAAATTAG GTCTCGATTGGCCAGGAAAAACATTTCCAGCATAAGCAGCACTGGAAGTGGTGCAGGCGATCAGCAACAGGCGACGACGGGAGCGTCCGCACTGGCTGTAGCGGCCGCCCAGGGCAACGGAGGTGGCAGCAGTTCTGGAGGCAAATGA